TTCAAGAGCTTGAATACCGAATTCACCAAAGTGGACAAAGTTAGCACCTTTGCTCAATCCTCGCATCTGTCCTTTTTGGACTTTGCGCCTTTTTGTACGTTTTGGCATTAATACCATGGCTTATCCATTCTCCTTCTTACTGTAGTTGTCATCGCCTCGGTTAATCCAAACTTTAACCCCAATCGTTCCGTATGTGGTTTCAGCCCTGCTTGTCGCATAGTCAATATTCGCTCTCAACGTATGAAGAGGAATACTGCCTTCTTTATACCATTCGGTTCGAGCAATCTCAGCACCGCCCAATCGTCCGGAAGTTTGAACTTTAATTCCAACAGCACCAGCATCGAGCGATGACTGGATCGCCTTCTTTAAGGCCCTGCGGAAAGGGATTCTTCTTTCCAATTGCTTAGCAATACCATCTGCAACAACTTGCGCATCTGCATCAGGTCTTTTAATCTCTTCAACTTCAACCCAAACCTGCTTGCCTGTAAGTTTGTAGAGCTCGGTTTTAAGAGCGTCAATTTCTGCGCCTTTTTTACCAATGACAAGGCCTGGACGAGCAGTGACAATTGTCACTTCTATTTTTTCACTCATTCGCCTAATTTTGATCTTGGAGGTCCCTACAAGCTGCGATTTTTTTAACAGATATTCCCGAATCCGGCGGTCTTCAACAAGGAAATCGCCGAATTCTTGCTTATTAGCAAACCATTTTGATCTCCAGTCTTTTTTTCGAACCAAACGGAATCCAATCGGATTTACTTTTTGTCCCATTCGCTTACGCTCCTTCTCCTGCACTTACAACAACAGTAAAGTGACTCGTTCTTTTTAAAATCGGATGACGTCCGCCCCTGTTTCGAGGTTTCGCTCTTTTAAAAGTTGGCCCCTCGTCAACACGAACTTCACTGACGATTAAATTTTCCCTACGGGCTTCCAATTGCGTCTCCGCATTGGCAACAGCGCTGTCCAATGTTTTTTTCAACAGCCGGCCAGCTTTCATATTGCTGTATTGGAGCTGCAGCGAAGCATCTTCAACAGGAATGCCTCTGATTAAATCTGCGGCAAGCCGCGCTTTTCGCGGACTAATCCTTACATATTTCGTAATAGCTTTTGCGTTATTTTCGGCCATCTTTTATCCCTTATTTCTTAACTGGGTGTCCTTTAAACACGCGGGTAGGAGAAAATTCGCCTAAACGGTGTCCCACCATATTCTCAGATACAAATACAGTCAGAAATTTGTGGCCATTGTGAACCTCAAATGTATGTCCTACCATATCTGGAATAATCATTGATCGGCGCGACCAGGTTTTAATTGGTTTTTTGGTTCCAGCTTCATTTTGGTCATCAACTTTTTTCAGCAGATGGTGGTCTACAAAAAACCCTTTCTTAAGCGATCTTTTTGCCATAGTTATTTTTTCCTACGATCTTTAACAATAAGTTTTCTTGACTTGGAAATCGATCTGGTACGATATCCTTTGGTATACATAGCCCAAGGAGTTTGAGGAATGTTACCTTTGTTTCTTCCTTCAGCACCACCGTGCGGGTGGTCAACAGGGTTCATGGCAGTTCCCCGGACAGTCGGGCGAATCCCCTTCCAACGGTTCCTTCCAGCTTTCCCTTCAACCCTCAAGCTGTGTTCAGGATTGGAAACGGAACCAAAACTTGCTTTGCAACTTTCATTGACCATGCGCACCTCTCCGGAAGGCATACGCAAAGTCGCATAACCGCCGCTGCGCGCCATCAACTGTGCAGACATCCCTGCCGATCTGACCAATTTAGCACCGCGTCCGGGGATCATCTCAATACAATGAACGACCGAACCCAACGGCATATCTTTAAGCTTCATGCAGCATCCAACAGAATAAGGAGGCTTGTCGCTAGTCATCACAACAGCACCCTCTTTCAACCCTTGAGGAGCAATAATATACCGTTTTTCACCATCTACATAATTGAGAAGGGCAATATAAGCTGATCGGTTAGGATCATATTCAATCGAGGCAACTTTTGCAGGAATATTCCATTTATCTCTTTTGAAATCTACGATGCGGTATTTTCTCTTGTGTCCTCCACCTTTGTGACGACAGGTGATTCTTCCAAGATTATTTCTTCCGTTTGTCCTTTTCTTAGGCAGAAGTAGTGATTTTGTTGGTTCAACAACCTTTCTGTTATTTTTATTCGGACGTGTGAGTTGTTCCCTCTTTGGAAGGATCAATTGTCTCGTTCCTGGTGTTCTTGGCCGGTACTTCTTTAACATCGCTTCATCCTAATTTAGATATTCTCGATAGTATCGCCCTTTTCAAGGGTCACGATCGCCTTTTTAATTCCAGGACGAAATCCCGCGCGCCCTCGCACTCGGCGTTTTTTCGGTTTAAGATTAATCGTATTTACAGAAACAACTTTGATGTTGTTCTCTTTGTAAATCTGCTCCACTGCCTCAGCAATTTCGTTCTTATTCGCGCGTTTATCCACGACAAAAACGTATTTTGGGCTTTCGCAACGCTGAACGCATCGATTGCTGTCGTTATTGACCAGCTGCTGCAAAGTCATTGCCTTTTCTGTCACGTGGATACTTTTAACGACTTGATAGGGATCTTTCTTTTGCATTTTTCTTTACCTTGTCTAAGCTAGCCAATGATTGATTTCTTCCAACGCAGCTTCCGTCACAACAATATTGTCCGCCAACATCAAGTCGTAACCGTTCACGTTTTTTGCCAAAGCGAATTGCGTTTTTGGAATATTGTTTAAACTTTTTCTGAAGTTCTCATGATCGTTGCACTTGACACTAACAGCGACTGTCTTATGCGCCGTCTGAATTTCCTCATGCTTCCCTTCAGCCAAAAACAATACTCTTTTCCCAAGGTTTGCTTTCTTAATGAAAGCTGCCAACGTTTTGGTTTTAGGCTTATCCATCATCGCATTTTCGAGAACAATCATCCGGTTCTCTCTCATCATTTCACCGAGAAGGAATCGAATTGCCGATCTTTTTTCTTTTTTATTGATACGCACGTGTTGATCAAATTTCGGCTTAGGGCCAAAAACAACACCACCGCCACGGAATTGAGGAGCAACCAGAGATCCTTGACGTGCTCGACCTGTCCCTTTTTGCCTATGAGGTTTCTTTGTCGTGTGCTTCACCTCAGAACGCCCTTTAGTATTCGCAGACCACTGACGGGCGTTTTTGCGAATTGCCACGATATACTCTTTGATCAATTGAGAATGAATGCTTGATTCTGTAATCTTCGCGTTAGCCTCTACAGAACCCGTCTCCTTGCCTTCAAGATTATACTTCTTTAATTCAGTCATGATTACGCACCTGCCTTTTTCACAGCTTGTCTCATCGTAACCACACCATTTTTTGGCCCTGGAATCGATCCTTTGACGACGACGACATTTTCTTCCGGAATAATTTGTACAATCTCTAAATTTTGAATAGTTACTTGCCGATTTCCCATCTGACTTGCACGCTTGCCTCCAGGAAAACAACGTCCGGGAGTCGACCGTCCACCTGTAGAGCCCAAGCTTCTATGATTCTTTTTAGCACCGTGAGAAGCAGGCATTCCGCTAAAACCGTGCAGCTTCATTGCTCCTTGAAACCCCTTGCCGATAGATATCGCTGTCGCATCAATAAATTTCACTTCGTTAAATGCTGTCACATCAAATTCCTGCCCTACTTGGTAACCCGTTACATCAGACAATCTAGATTCCAACATATGCCTTCTTGGCTCGACACCAGCCTTCTTAAAATGACCTCTCAAAGGCTTTTTAACACGCTGATCCATTGTTCGAGGATCTTTCGTTGTTACTTTGTCAAATCCAACCTGAACCGCATCGTATCCGTCTGTCCCTTGCGTTTTGATTTGCGTAACAACATTGGGTTCCATTTCGATAACGGTACAGACGACAACATTCCCCTTTTCATCAAAAAGGTGCGTCATTCCACGCTTCTTTCCCATTAGTTTAAGAGCCATAACACAATCCCTTAACTCATCATTTATCGGCTTTTAACCGCACACTTGTTATTGTTTAAATTTCACTAAATTCTCAGGAATAAACCTTATCAACAAGTGAGAAGCTGCACATGAAATGTGTTCTTCTCCGCGTTTTCAAAGGGACCTTTGCATTCAGCTTTCATTTCTAAAAGCTTGAATGGAAAGATTATCAAAGATAGTCAATTTAGCACAAGAAAGAAATCAACGAATGTTGATTTTTCTACGTCTTGTCAGCTTGCTATCTAATTTTATCCTGTCTAAATTTGCATTTTCCTCAACTTCAGCCATCTCAACAACCTCTCTAACCAAAGAGCCTTTTTTGACTCGATAGGTTCCGGGTTTTTTAACTTTACCTTCCACAACAACCTCTACGAAAGGATTTTGAATAAATTGGGGATGCTGCTTATCAACAATGACATCGCGTTCGGAAAACCAGTAGTTTAAAAAAATAATAAATACAAAAAAGCCTACGATCATGATAGCGAACAAATGTTCGTAAAATGGAAGCGCAGGCTTTTTCATTAGCCAAATACAGGTTCTTTCTGCACTTTCGGTCCAACGGCAGAATAAATATTTTTCGTCAATCCAAGTGCATTGGAAACTAGACTCATTGAAGTGATCACAAGCGCAGCAGTCGGCAATGTCAATAGGGGAAATGTCAAAGAGAAAGCTGCGACAAACATCCCCAGGGAAATCATCACAATCTTGCCTATATCAACAGCTATTGAGAGCCATGATTTTTCACGTATTTTCTTGCAATTGGCAATGCGCGTCTCATACTTTTCAATTTTATATTCTTTAATCTTCTTAACCTCACCCTCATTAATTGCCTGCAAATAACTTTCGTACTTCAAAACTGAAACAAGGCAAACTTTATTCGTGGTTAAGGCATTCCCATCCTCTTTAATCTTCGCTTTCAGCTGTTTCGCATATTCGCCTGATAACCTTTCAAGTTTTTTCTTATTATCGGCTATTTCAGCTCGAAGCTTCTGGACCTCTTCACTCAATTTTTCAGATGTCGCTCCCTTACCTTCCAGCTTCTTTTGATATTTTAACTTAAGGTCCTGATTCTTTGACTCTACATCGAAAGCTGTCCATTTTCTCATTTTTTCCTTTGCAGACGACATCGAAGAAGTTGCCTTAGAAAGATCTTGCCCAACATACCAAAGGCCGAAAACAGCAGACGTCATATACAAACAATTTTTCACCATTTCCAGAATGGGAATATGGCAAACTATCATCGCTGCGCTATAAAAAAAACTCAACGAACATTTATCGATAAACAAAATCGTTTCAAAAAATTGTGCAACAGTCAACGCAACACGATTAGCAGTCTTCTGCCATCTGCTTAAAATAGAATCGCGGGTACTCTTCGTTCCCCATTCGCTCCCCCTTTCAAGAATATTTGTTGCGTTAATAACGGATGAAGCTGTTTTCAACTCGCCTGCAAGAAGGCCAAGGCCTGATGAAACCCCTTCATATCCAGGAACCAAACTTGTAACGATCTTCGCAAGAGCCACCCCTTGCGTTACTGTTTTCGCAAATTTATTTAGCGTATCGGTATGAGAAGCTGTATACCCAAGCGCCTCAACTGCTGTATTACTTCTGTGAATTGTTGATGTTGACATCGATACCTCAATTGTTATTATTTTTCAGCGCAATGCTGCTGCATTTTCTCGAACTGCAATTCCATGCAGATAAGAAGCTGTCCCCAGCACACAGGCTGTGATGCCGAATCCAATCACTCCAACCATGCAAGAACTTGCAAAGATCAAGAAACATGTTGCGGCAATTTCTGCCACAAGCCAAGCTAAGTCAATCCAAGCCTGACGCCTTTTATCACCATCTTCCGCTTCGATTAGACGTTCAATTGCATCAACTGCGAAAAAAATGTATCCAAATGCAGCGAATCCACAGCAAACTTGTCCAAAACTTACACCAAGACGAGTTGCTGCACCAAGAACGGGAACAGATCCGATTTTTTCCGCAATCCTGCCCAAATTCAGCAGTTTGCACTTATCCAAAATTTCCATGCCAAGACCGACAGAAGCGACAAACATTGCGGCATTGCCAAGGCTTTTGGCGGCAGTTTTTTCACTGATTTTGCATCCAAAATAGTGAACGCCGTCTAAAGTTTGCACTGTGTCTATGATATTTTTTGTTACACCTAAACGAGAAGAAATATGCGCATAGCTGCCTGGCTTCATCAGCGCAATCTCCGCCAGGGAGAAAAGATGCACACCAAGCTGTACAACCCGGCCAAACGCATTAGCATTTGTTCGAATCTGTCCGGATCTGACAAACAGTAATCGCATTCCCTCAAAGACATTCTTCGCAATTGAGCAGATCCCATGCTCAACTGTTTCTAAAAGATTTTTTTTTGTTCCATTTTCAATAGGATATTGAGGAGCACATACGCTCGAGACATTCATGTTTTCTCTCCTGGTCTGCCATTTTTACACTTAAAAAAGCCTTAAGCTGGATGGACATAATAGCATAACCATTAAGAAT
This genomic window from Waddlia chondrophila WSU 86-1044 contains:
- a CDS encoding SLBB domain-containing protein; amino-acid sequence: MKKPALPFYEHLFAIMIVGFFVFIIFLNYWFSERDVIVDKQHPQFIQNPFVEVVVEGKVKKPGTYRVKKGSLVREVVEMAEVEENANLDRIKLDSKLTRRRKINIR
- the rpsS gene encoding 30S ribosomal protein S19, with product MAKRSLKKGFFVDHHLLKKVDDQNEAGTKKPIKTWSRRSMIIPDMVGHTFEVHNGHKFLTVFVSENMVGHRLGEFSPTRVFKGHPVKK
- the rpsC gene encoding 30S ribosomal protein S3, producing the protein MGQKVNPIGFRLVRKKDWRSKWFANKQEFGDFLVEDRRIREYLLKKSQLVGTSKIKIRRMSEKIEVTIVTARPGLVIGKKGAEIDALKTELYKLTGKQVWVEVEEIKRPDADAQVVADGIAKQLERRIPFRRALKKAIQSSLDAGAVGIKVQTSGRLGGAEIARTEWYKEGSIPLHTLRANIDYATSRAETTYGTIGVKVWINRGDDNYSKKENG
- the rplW gene encoding 50S ribosomal protein L23 — translated: MQKKDPYQVVKSIHVTEKAMTLQQLVNNDSNRCVQRCESPKYVFVVDKRANKNEIAEAVEQIYKENNIKVVSVNTINLKPKKRRVRGRAGFRPGIKKAIVTLEKGDTIENI
- the rplB gene encoding 50S ribosomal protein L2, yielding MLKKYRPRTPGTRQLILPKREQLTRPNKNNRKVVEPTKSLLLPKKRTNGRNNLGRITCRHKGGGHKRKYRIVDFKRDKWNIPAKVASIEYDPNRSAYIALLNYVDGEKRYIIAPQGLKEGAVVMTSDKPPYSVGCCMKLKDMPLGSVVHCIEMIPGRGAKLVRSAGMSAQLMARSGGYATLRMPSGEVRMVNESCKASFGSVSNPEHSLRVEGKAGRNRWKGIRPTVRGTAMNPVDHPHGGAEGRNKGNIPQTPWAMYTKGYRTRSISKSRKLIVKDRRKK
- the rplC gene encoding 50S ribosomal protein L3, with product MALKLMGKKRGMTHLFDEKGNVVVCTVIEMEPNVVTQIKTQGTDGYDAVQVGFDKVTTKDPRTMDQRVKKPLRGHFKKAGVEPRRHMLESRLSDVTGYQVGQEFDVTAFNEVKFIDATAISIGKGFQGAMKLHGFSGMPASHGAKKNHRSLGSTGGRSTPGRCFPGGKRASQMGNRQVTIQNLEIVQIIPEENVVVVKGSIPGPKNGVVTMRQAVKKAGA
- the rplD gene encoding 50S ribosomal protein L4, which produces MTELKKYNLEGKETGSVEANAKITESSIHSQLIKEYIVAIRKNARQWSANTKGRSEVKHTTKKPHRQKGTGRARQGSLVAPQFRGGGVVFGPKPKFDQHVRINKKEKRSAIRFLLGEMMRENRMIVLENAMMDKPKTKTLAAFIKKANLGKRVLFLAEGKHEEIQTAHKTVAVSVKCNDHENFRKSLNNIPKTQFALAKNVNGYDLMLADNIVVTEAALEEINHWLA
- the rplV gene encoding 50S ribosomal protein L22, with product MAENNAKAITKYVRISPRKARLAADLIRGIPVEDASLQLQYSNMKAGRLLKKTLDSAVANAETQLEARRENLIVSEVRVDEGPTFKRAKPRNRGGRHPILKRTSHFTVVVSAGEGA